Proteins from a single region of Natrinema salifodinae:
- a CDS encoding ATP synthase subunit K, with product MIENAADLANVVLQQNGESAAAPFLEANAAAAIAVGLAALAAGYAERGIGAAAVGALAEDDDLFVPGLIMTVLPETLVILALVVVFIVG from the coding sequence ATGATTGAAAACGCAGCAGACCTCGCGAACGTCGTACTGCAGCAGAATGGAGAAAGCGCAGCGGCACCGTTCCTCGAAGCGAATGCGGCTGCAGCGATCGCAGTCGGCCTGGCCGCCCTCGCAGCGGGCTACGCCGAGCGCGGGATCGGCGCGGCCGCAGTCGGCGCGCTCGCTGAGGACGACGACCTGTTCGTGCCGGGGCTTATCATGACCGTCCTTCCGGAGACGCTCGTGATCCTGGCGCTGGTCGTCGTCTTCATCGTCGGATAA
- a CDS encoding V-type ATP synthase subunit E, whose amino-acid sequence MSLDTVVEDIREEANARAEDIRAEGETRAEEIESAAEADAEEIVTEAEAEVEREIEQLREQRLSSAKLEAKQKRLEARRDVLGEVREEVEAELAALEGDSREELTRELLEAASSEFDEGDDVSVYGRADDQALLESILEDYDGYEYAGEYDCLGGVVVESDQSRVRVNNTFDSVLEDVWEDNLQEISNRLFEQ is encoded by the coding sequence ATGAGTTTGGACACAGTCGTAGAAGACATTCGAGAAGAGGCCAACGCGCGTGCGGAGGACATCCGCGCCGAGGGCGAAACGCGCGCCGAGGAGATCGAATCGGCCGCCGAGGCAGATGCCGAGGAGATCGTCACCGAGGCGGAGGCCGAGGTCGAGCGCGAGATCGAGCAGCTTCGCGAGCAGCGCCTCTCCAGTGCGAAGCTGGAGGCCAAGCAAAAGCGCCTCGAGGCCCGACGTGACGTCCTCGGCGAGGTCCGCGAGGAGGTCGAGGCCGAGCTCGCCGCCCTCGAGGGCGACTCCCGCGAGGAACTGACGCGGGAGCTACTCGAGGCAGCGAGTTCGGAGTTCGACGAGGGCGACGACGTCAGCGTCTACGGTCGCGCCGACGATCAGGCGCTGCTCGAGTCGATCCTCGAGGACTACGACGGCTACGAGTACGCCGGCGAGTACGACTGCCTCGGCGGCGTCGTCGTCGAGAGCGACCAGTCCCGCGTTCGGGTCAACAACACGTTCGACTCGGTGCTCGAAGACGTGTGGGAAGACAACCTCCAGGAGATCAGCAACCGCCTCTTCGAGCAATGA
- a CDS encoding V-type ATP synthase subunit C: MSAGASNPEYVNARVRSRRASLFADEDYRKLIRMGPSEIARFMEETEYEREINELGTRFSGVDLVEHALNRNLAKHFDDLLDWSEGRLYDLIARYLRKFDVWNVKTIVRGIYTDTDPEEMRTDLIRAGELDDRTIDRLLEVDAIEDAVEVLSGTIYYESLSSAYEQFEESGALVPLENALDRAFYEHLLEDLGAPAEGPEAKYVEFLEAEIDFRNARNALRLARSGADLDPATYYIEGGVLFDQNELSRLVNDYDELVDHIADNRRYGDRLSEALSRLREADSLIQFEHALDAALLEYADTLSSIHPVSVSAVLSYILAKEREVENIRAIARGREVGLDENEIEEELVIL, from the coding sequence ATGAGCGCAGGTGCCTCGAATCCGGAATACGTGAACGCTCGCGTTCGGTCCCGTCGAGCGTCGCTGTTCGCGGACGAAGACTACCGCAAGCTGATCCGGATGGGGCCGAGCGAGATCGCGCGGTTCATGGAGGAGACGGAGTACGAACGCGAGATCAACGAGCTCGGCACGCGGTTCTCGGGCGTCGACCTCGTCGAACACGCCTTGAACCGCAATCTCGCCAAGCACTTCGACGATCTGCTCGACTGGTCGGAGGGACGGCTCTACGACCTGATCGCCCGGTACCTCCGGAAGTTCGACGTCTGGAACGTGAAGACGATCGTCCGTGGGATCTACACCGACACCGATCCTGAAGAGATGCGGACGGACCTCATTCGCGCCGGAGAGCTCGACGACCGGACAATCGATCGCCTCCTCGAAGTCGATGCGATCGAGGACGCGGTCGAAGTCCTGTCGGGAACGATCTACTACGAGTCCCTCTCTTCGGCCTACGAACAGTTCGAGGAGAGCGGTGCGCTCGTTCCGCTCGAGAACGCCCTCGACCGGGCGTTCTACGAGCACCTACTGGAGGACCTCGGGGCCCCAGCCGAGGGGCCGGAAGCGAAGTACGTCGAGTTCCTCGAAGCGGAGATCGACTTCCGGAACGCGCGCAACGCCTTGCGGCTGGCGCGCAGCGGCGCCGACCTCGATCCGGCGACCTACTACATCGAGGGCGGCGTGCTGTTCGACCAGAACGAACTGAGTCGACTCGTCAACGATTACGACGAGCTCGTCGATCACATCGCCGACAACCGCCGCTACGGTGATCGGCTCTCGGAGGCGCTCTCTCGGCTGCGCGAAGCTGACAGCCTTATCCAGTTCGAGCACGCACTAGACGCTGCGTTGCTCGAGTACGCGGACACCCTCTCGAGCATCCATCCGGTGTCCGTTTCGGCCGTGTTGTCGTACATCCTCGCGAAGGAACGCGAGGTCGAGAACATCCGTGCGATCGCGCGAGGTCGCGAGGTCGGACTCGACGAGAACGAGATCGAAGAAGAGCTGGTGATCCTATGA
- a CDS encoding V-type ATP synthase subunit F, producing the protein MSQEIAVVGSPEFTTGFRLAGVRRFENVPDDEKDADLDDAVTDVLEDEGVGIVVMHDDDLEHLSRNVRQAVETSVEPVVVTIGSGTGGGGLRDQIKRAIGIDLMDEEDSE; encoded by the coding sequence ATGAGCCAGGAAATCGCAGTCGTCGGCAGCCCGGAGTTTACCACCGGTTTCCGCCTCGCGGGCGTCAGGCGGTTCGAGAACGTCCCGGACGACGAGAAGGACGCGGACTTAGACGACGCGGTCACGGACGTTCTCGAGGACGAAGGCGTCGGGATCGTCGTCATGCACGACGACGACCTCGAACACCTGTCGCGCAACGTTCGCCAGGCGGTCGAGACGAGCGTCGAGCCGGTCGTCGTCACCATCGGCAGCGGCACCGGTGGCGGCGGGCTGCGCGACCAGATCAAACGTGCGATCGGTATCGACCTGATGGACGAGGAAGACAGCGAGTAA
- a CDS encoding ATP synthase subunit A has product MSQAEETQTVDEDGVIESVSGPVVTATDLDARMNDVVYVGDEGLMGEVIEIEGNLTTIQVYEETSGVGPGEPVENTGEPLSVDLGPGMLDSIYDGVQRPLDVLEEKMGTAFLDRGVDAPGIDLEKQWEFTPEVEEGDEVEPGDVVGVVPETVTIDHKVMVPPDYEGGEVTSIESGEFTVEETVVELSSGEEIQMHQEWPVREARPAGTKETPTEPLVTGQRVQDGLFPLAKGGTAAIPGPFGSGKTVTQQQLAKWSDADIVVYIGCGERGNEMTEVIEDFPELPDPQTGNPLMARTCLIANTSNMPVAARESCIYTGITIAEYYRDMGYDVALMADSTSRWAEAMREISSRLEEMPGEEGYPAYLAAALSEFYERAGKFQLINGGEGSISVVGAVSPPGGDFSEPVTQNTLRIVKTFWALDADLAERRHFPSINWNESYSLYKDQLDPWWEGNVADDWSDIRQWAVDVLDEEDELQEIVQLVGKDALPEDQQLTLEVARYLREAWLQQNALHDVDTYCEPEKTYRMLTAIKTFNDEAFEALEAGVPVEEITDVDAAPRLNRMGTSEEWEEFIDEIESDLTEQLRALY; this is encoded by the coding sequence ATGAGCCAGGCAGAAGAAACCCAGACCGTCGACGAAGACGGTGTAATCGAAAGCGTGAGCGGTCCCGTCGTGACCGCCACGGACCTCGATGCCCGGATGAACGACGTCGTCTACGTCGGCGACGAAGGATTGATGGGCGAGGTCATCGAGATCGAAGGGAACCTGACCACCATTCAGGTGTACGAGGAGACGTCCGGCGTCGGCCCGGGTGAGCCCGTCGAGAACACGGGCGAGCCCCTGAGCGTCGACCTCGGACCGGGGATGCTGGACTCCATCTACGACGGCGTCCAGCGTCCGCTCGACGTCCTCGAGGAGAAGATGGGAACGGCGTTCCTCGACCGCGGGGTCGACGCCCCCGGAATCGACCTCGAGAAGCAGTGGGAGTTCACGCCCGAAGTCGAGGAAGGTGACGAGGTCGAACCCGGCGACGTCGTCGGGGTCGTCCCCGAGACGGTCACCATCGATCACAAGGTCATGGTGCCGCCGGACTACGAGGGCGGCGAAGTCACGTCGATCGAGAGCGGCGAGTTCACGGTCGAGGAGACCGTCGTCGAACTCTCCAGCGGCGAGGAAATCCAGATGCACCAGGAGTGGCCGGTCCGCGAGGCCCGTCCCGCTGGTACCAAGGAGACGCCGACCGAGCCCCTCGTAACGGGCCAGCGCGTTCAGGACGGCCTGTTCCCGCTCGCGAAGGGCGGGACCGCCGCGATTCCCGGTCCGTTCGGCTCCGGGAAGACCGTCACTCAGCAGCAACTCGCCAAGTGGTCCGACGCGGACATCGTCGTCTACATCGGCTGTGGTGAGCGTGGCAACGAGATGACCGAGGTCATCGAGGACTTTCCGGAACTGCCGGACCCGCAGACCGGGAACCCGCTGATGGCCCGGACCTGCCTCATCGCTAACACGTCGAACATGCCCGTCGCGGCCCGCGAGTCCTGCATTTACACCGGGATCACCATCGCGGAGTACTACCGTGACATGGGCTACGACGTCGCGCTGATGGCCGACTCCACCTCGCGGTGGGCAGAGGCCATGCGCGAAATCTCCAGCCGACTCGAGGAGATGCCCGGCGAAGAGGGCTACCCCGCGTACCTGGCGGCTGCACTCTCGGAGTTCTACGAGCGTGCCGGCAAGTTCCAGCTGATCAACGGCGGCGAGGGCTCGATTTCGGTCGTCGGTGCGGTCTCCCCGCCAGGCGGTGACTTCTCCGAGCCCGTCACCCAGAACACGCTGCGTATCGTCAAGACGTTCTGGGCGCTGGACGCCGACCTCGCGGAGCGGCGTCACTTCCCGTCGATCAACTGGAACGAGTCCTACTCGCTGTACAAGGACCAGCTCGACCCGTGGTGGGAAGGCAACGTCGCCGACGACTGGTCGGACATCCGCCAGTGGGCGGTCGACGTGCTAGACGAGGAAGACGAGCTTCAGGAGATCGTCCAGCTCGTCGGGAAGGACGCGCTGCCGGAGGACCAGCAGCTGACGCTGGAGGTCGCACGCTACCTGCGTGAGGCCTGGCTCCAGCAGAACGCGCTCCACGACGTCGACACCTACTGCGAACCCGAGAAGACCTACCGGATGCTGACGGCGATCAAGACGTTTAACGACGAAGCCTTCGAGGCGCTGGAAGCCGGCGTCCCGGTCGAAGAGATCACGGACGTCGACGCCGCACCGCGGCTCAACCGGATGGGCACCTCCGAGGAGTGGGAGGAGTTCATCGACGAGATCGAGAGCGACCTCACGGAACAACTCCGAGCACTGTACTAA
- a CDS encoding ATP synthase subunit B, giving the protein MKEYQTITEISGPLVFAEVDEPVGYDEIVEIETPQGETLRGQVLESSQGIVSIQVFEGTGGIDRNASVRFLGETMKMPVTEDLLGRVLDGSGNPIDGGPEIVPDERHDIVGEAINPFSREYPEEFIQTGVSAIDGMNTLVRGQKLPIFSGSGLPHNELALQIARQATVPEEEEGDGDGSEFAVIFGAMGITQEEANEFMDDFERTGALERSVVFMNLADDPAVERQVTPRLALTTAEYLAFEKDYHVLVILTDMTNYCEALREIGAAREEVPGRRGYPGYMYTDLAQLYERAGRIEGQDGSVTQIPILTMPGDDDTHPIPDLTGYITEGQIMMDRDLNSQGVEPPINVLPSLSRLMDDGIGEGLTREDHGDVSDQMYAAYAEGEDLRDLVNIVGREALSERDNKFLDFADRFEEEFVQQGYDTNRSIEETLEVGWDLLSELPKEELNRIDEELIEEHYRDDETEAAEVTADD; this is encoded by the coding sequence ATGAAAGAGTACCAGACTATCACGGAAATCAGCGGTCCGCTGGTGTTCGCCGAGGTCGACGAGCCCGTCGGGTACGACGAGATCGTCGAGATCGAGACGCCACAGGGCGAGACCCTGCGCGGACAGGTGCTGGAATCGAGTCAGGGGATCGTCTCCATCCAGGTGTTCGAAGGCACGGGCGGCATCGACCGCAACGCCTCCGTTCGCTTCCTGGGCGAGACGATGAAGATGCCCGTCACCGAGGACCTCCTCGGGCGAGTGCTCGACGGCTCCGGGAACCCGATCGACGGCGGACCGGAGATCGTCCCCGACGAGCGACACGACATCGTCGGCGAAGCAATCAACCCCTTCTCCCGGGAGTACCCCGAGGAGTTCATCCAGACCGGCGTCTCCGCCATCGACGGCATGAACACGCTGGTCCGGGGCCAGAAGCTCCCGATCTTCTCCGGCTCGGGACTGCCCCACAACGAACTCGCGCTCCAGATCGCCCGCCAGGCGACCGTCCCCGAAGAAGAGGAAGGCGACGGCGACGGCTCCGAGTTCGCAGTCATCTTCGGCGCGATGGGGATCACCCAGGAAGAGGCCAACGAGTTCATGGACGACTTCGAGCGCACGGGTGCGCTCGAACGCTCGGTCGTCTTCATGAACCTCGCGGACGACCCCGCAGTCGAGCGGCAGGTCACCCCGCGGCTCGCCCTGACGACGGCCGAGTACCTGGCCTTCGAGAAGGACTACCACGTGCTGGTCATCCTGACGGACATGACCAACTACTGTGAGGCGCTGCGCGAGATCGGCGCCGCACGCGAGGAGGTCCCCGGCCGTCGTGGCTACCCCGGGTACATGTACACCGACCTGGCGCAGCTCTACGAGCGCGCGGGTCGGATCGAGGGCCAGGACGGGTCGGTCACGCAGATCCCGATCCTGACGATGCCTGGCGACGACGACACGCACCCGATCCCGGACCTGACTGGCTACATTACCGAGGGCCAGATCATGATGGACCGGGACCTGAACAGCCAGGGCGTCGAGCCGCCGATCAACGTCCTCCCGAGCCTCTCGCGGCTGATGGACGACGGGATCGGCGAGGGCCTGACCCGCGAAGACCACGGCGACGTCTCCGACCAGATGTACGCCGCGTACGCGGAGGGTGAGGACCTGCGCGACCTCGTGAACATCGTCGGTCGCGAGGCCCTCTCCGAGCGGGACAACAAGTTCCTCGACTTCGCCGACCGCTTCGAGGAAGAGTTCGTCCAGCAGGGGTACGACACCAACCGCTCGATCGAGGAAACCCTCGAGGTCGGCTGGGACCTCCTCTCGGAACTCCCGAAGGAGGAACTCAACCGCATCGACGAGGAACTCATCGAGGAACACTACCGCGACGACGAGACGGAAGCGGCCGAAGTCACGGCCGACGACTGA